A window from Candidatus Neomarinimicrobiota bacterium encodes these proteins:
- a CDS encoding sodium-dependent transporter, protein MQDREHWGSKMGFILAAAGSAVGLGNIWKYPHMAGQNGGAAFTLIYLICIVIVGMPIVIGEFVIGRRTQLSPVGAFKKLAPGTVWKHVGFLGVASAFVILSFYSVVGGWTLKYAAMSLSGSFVDLAGNSTLASERFNDFVTNTWNPLFWHAIFMGLCMWIIVNGVKSGIERWSKIMMPLILVILLVLVFRGITLPGGVEGVKFLFLPKFSDLTASSIVLALGHSFFTLSLGMGTMITYGSYLGRSQNLLSSAFWVIAIDTAIALFAGIAIFTTVFALNADPAEGPGLIFVVLPTIFPQIPGGLIWGTLFFFLLFLAALTSAISILEVVTAYFIDEKGWPRARATYLFGGIIGVVGAFSSLSLGGPDDFPTFFGVSFFDFLDKASSKYMLPIGGMLTGIFILAKWGLPSFLEELARGLRREIVSVRLGKTMFGIAALVVFLIIVNEIFKTITGHPLVG, encoded by the coding sequence GTGCAAGATCGCGAGCATTGGGGTTCGAAAATGGGATTTATCCTGGCCGCAGCGGGATCTGCCGTGGGTCTCGGAAATATCTGGAAATACCCACACATGGCCGGTCAGAATGGCGGGGCCGCGTTTACTCTGATCTACCTCATATGCATCGTGATCGTGGGGATGCCCATCGTCATCGGAGAGTTTGTGATTGGCCGGCGTACCCAGTTGAGTCCCGTGGGTGCATTTAAGAAACTCGCCCCAGGGACAGTGTGGAAGCATGTGGGTTTCCTGGGAGTGGCTTCGGCTTTCGTGATCCTCTCATTCTACAGCGTTGTGGGAGGCTGGACCTTAAAGTATGCGGCCATGTCGCTGTCTGGCAGTTTTGTGGATCTCGCGGGCAATTCCACGTTGGCCAGTGAGAGATTCAATGACTTTGTTACCAACACATGGAACCCCCTGTTCTGGCACGCTATTTTCATGGGGCTTTGCATGTGGATTATTGTAAATGGGGTTAAATCCGGGATTGAGCGCTGGAGCAAGATCATGATGCCTCTGATTCTTGTCATCCTTCTGGTTCTCGTCTTTCGCGGGATCACGCTGCCAGGAGGAGTTGAAGGGGTCAAGTTTCTATTTCTACCCAAGTTCAGCGATCTGACGGCATCAAGCATCGTCCTGGCGCTGGGGCATTCGTTCTTCACGTTGAGCCTCGGCATGGGGACAATGATCACCTACGGCAGCTATCTGGGGAGAAGTCAGAATCTCCTATCTTCCGCGTTCTGGGTGATTGCCATCGATACGGCTATCGCCCTGTTCGCGGGAATTGCCATTTTTACCACGGTGTTCGCTCTGAACGCGGACCCGGCTGAGGGGCCGGGACTGATTTTCGTCGTTCTGCCCACAATCTTTCCGCAGATTCCCGGTGGGCTCATCTGGGGCACGCTTTTTTTCTTTCTTCTTTTTCTGGCCGCTCTCACATCAGCCATCTCCATTCTGGAAGTGGTGACAGCATATTTCATCGACGAAAAAGGTTGGCCAAGAGCCCGGGCCACTTATCTGTTCGGTGGAATCATCGGAGTCGTGGGAGCGTTTTCCTCCCTCTCTCTCGGTGGTCCTGACGATTTTCCCACATTTTTTGGAGTCAGTTTCTTTGACTTCCTCGACAAAGCTTCTTCAAAGTACATGTTGCCCATCGGTGGAATGTTGACGGGCATATTCATCCTCGCGAAGTGGGGATTGCCGTCATTTCTGGAGGAACTGGCCCGGGGTTTGCGGAGAGAAATAGTGTCTGTCAGGCTGGGGAAGACCATGTTCGGTATTGCTGCACTTGTGGTTTTTCTGATTATTGTGAACGAGATATTTAAGACGATCACCGGGCATCCTCTGGTGGGGTAG
- the gcvPB gene encoding aminomethyl-transferring glycine dehydrogenase subunit GcvPB: MSDHLIFDKSRKGKVGFSLPDPDVPEIQATDIFEGDILRTEDALLPEVSEPEVVRHFTNISTKNHHVDKDVYPLGSCTMKYNPKINDAMAQLPGFLHIHPRQPEETVQGALSVMAELEGQLKSITGMDRFTLQPSAGSQGELAGVLIMHKYHETKGSRRKYILIPDTAHGTNPASVAMGGFEVMEVNSNNRGRVDLKDLKAKLSENVAGMMLTQPNTLGLFEYDITKIARLVHEVDGLMYMDGANLNALLGIVRAVDMDFDIVHINLHKTFSTPHGGGGPGAGPIGVVDRLTEFLPVPVVDHQGDRYGLNYDLRNSVGRLHAFFGNFGILVRAYTYISMLGGEGMETVSRQAILNANYLKSRIRDRYEVFADDHCMHEFVISGARQKKRGVRAFHIGKRLLDFGFHAPTVYFPISVPEALMVEPTESESKESIDRFADALLQIDEESRENPDQVRRAPYTTPVRRLDETTANRDLKLRWTPGPSRR, from the coding sequence ATGTCTGACCATCTCATCTTTGACAAGAGTCGAAAGGGGAAAGTTGGATTCAGTCTTCCTGATCCCGACGTTCCCGAAATCCAGGCTACCGATATTTTTGAAGGGGACATTCTGAGAACAGAGGATGCTCTCCTTCCAGAGGTATCGGAGCCTGAAGTCGTACGTCATTTCACCAACATTTCAACGAAGAACCATCACGTGGACAAGGACGTTTATCCCCTCGGGTCTTGCACCATGAAGTACAATCCAAAAATCAATGACGCGATGGCGCAACTTCCCGGCTTCCTGCACATTCATCCGCGTCAACCCGAGGAGACGGTTCAGGGTGCCCTTTCTGTGATGGCAGAACTCGAGGGTCAACTGAAATCCATCACGGGAATGGACAGGTTCACCCTTCAGCCCAGCGCAGGGTCCCAGGGTGAATTGGCCGGTGTCTTGATTATGCACAAATATCACGAAACGAAGGGAAGCAGGAGAAAGTACATTCTCATACCGGACACCGCTCATGGAACCAATCCTGCCAGCGTGGCCATGGGGGGATTTGAGGTAATGGAGGTCAATTCCAATAACAGGGGACGAGTTGACCTGAAAGACCTGAAAGCGAAGCTTTCCGAAAATGTCGCGGGAATGATGCTCACTCAGCCAAACACCCTTGGGTTATTTGAATACGATATTACGAAAATAGCCCGTCTGGTCCACGAGGTGGATGGGCTCATGTACATGGACGGAGCCAACCTGAACGCTCTTCTGGGAATCGTTCGAGCCGTCGATATGGACTTTGACATTGTTCACATCAATCTCCACAAGACATTCTCCACACCTCATGGAGGAGGAGGTCCCGGTGCGGGCCCCATTGGTGTGGTTGACAGACTTACCGAATTCCTGCCAGTACCCGTTGTAGACCACCAGGGAGACCGCTATGGTCTGAACTATGATCTCCGGAATTCTGTGGGTCGGTTGCATGCCTTTTTCGGGAATTTCGGCATTCTTGTGCGAGCCTACACTTACATCAGCATGCTTGGCGGGGAAGGGATGGAAACGGTTTCCCGCCAGGCTATCCTGAATGCCAACTACCTAAAAAGCAGAATTAGGGATCGCTACGAGGTCTTCGCGGATGATCATTGCATGCATGAGTTCGTCATTTCCGGGGCAAGGCAGAAAAAAAGGGGTGTGAGGGCGTTCCATATTGGTAAGCGTCTGCTGGATTTCGGATTCCATGCGCCAACTGTCTATTTTCCCATCAGCGTCCCCGAGGCCCTGATGGTAGAGCCCACCGAATCTGAGTCGAAGGAGAGTATCGACCGGTTTGCGGATGCTCTCCTTCAAATTGACGAAGAGTCAAGAGAGAACCCGGACCAGGTTCGCCGTGCTCCCTACACTACACCTGTGAGGCGTTTGGACGAGACGACGGCCAATCGTGACCTGAAGCTGAGATGGACGCCTGGACCATCCCGGAGATAG
- a CDS encoding UbiA family prenyltransferase: MIVARLIKYDSELYYKIRERIRFFDTFFLMNPPLFFPIWIMILAGVSVAAAGENPELYWVENISWQAFLLVSGVTLLVGATFVQYQIRNSHADRINQRITLVQEEGMEPEKVRKLITVLAVSGSLLVIGTSVIGGVPMGIVWALLLYFAWGILHNDPKFLWSGRPILSLISHALAATSLFMLGWNHASVGTLSGLFSSLPYVLAFVAWSVMGGVSDLKGDREAEKSTFAVRFGSRPAVVWGTVFLSISMILGYLHHDAVISTSSAVSLPFFLVALAFTRMDHIQRAVRYPVFILAAFVCVRYPWFFLALIVLFYFSKFYYYFRFNVDYPTFHVSHDLPTEPHPE, translated from the coding sequence ATGATTGTGGCTCGTTTGATAAAGTACGACTCGGAGTTGTATTACAAGATCAGGGAACGGATCCGCTTCTTTGACACTTTCTTTCTTATGAACCCACCGCTTTTCTTTCCTATCTGGATCATGATTCTGGCTGGAGTGAGCGTAGCTGCGGCTGGAGAAAACCCAGAGCTGTACTGGGTTGAAAACATAAGCTGGCAAGCGTTCCTTCTTGTGTCCGGAGTGACACTCCTTGTGGGAGCCACCTTCGTTCAGTACCAGATTCGGAACAGTCACGCCGACAGGATTAATCAGAGAATCACCCTTGTTCAAGAAGAAGGTATGGAACCGGAAAAAGTCCGGAAGTTGATAACGGTTCTGGCAGTGTCGGGATCACTTTTGGTCATCGGAACATCAGTGATAGGCGGTGTTCCCATGGGTATCGTCTGGGCCTTGCTCCTCTATTTCGCGTGGGGTATCCTTCATAACGATCCCAAATTCCTTTGGAGCGGGAGACCGATATTGAGTCTGATTTCACACGCTCTTGCGGCCACGTCCCTTTTTATGCTTGGATGGAACCACGCTTCAGTCGGTACTCTGTCAGGACTTTTCTCTTCCTTGCCGTACGTACTGGCGTTTGTGGCCTGGTCGGTCATGGGTGGTGTTTCCGACCTGAAAGGGGATAGGGAGGCCGAGAAGAGTACCTTCGCCGTGAGATTCGGATCCCGTCCGGCCGTCGTCTGGGGAACCGTTTTCCTGTCCATCTCCATGATTCTCGGCTACCTCCACCACGACGCCGTGATCAGTACTTCCTCTGCTGTGTCGCTCCCCTTTTTCCTGGTGGCGCTAGCCTTCACACGAATGGATCATATTCAGAGAGCAGTCCGCTATCCCGTCTTCATTCTCGCCGCATTCGTGTGCGTCAGGTACCCATGGTTTTTCCTGGCCCTCATAGTCTTGTTCTACTTCTCGAAATTCTACTATTATTTTCGGTTCAATGTGGACTATCCAACCTTCCATGTAAGTCACGACTTGCCCACCGAACCGCATCCTGAATGA
- a CDS encoding Rid family detoxifying hydrolase: MTNRFAVRTELAPKASGPYSQAIVSDNLIFTAGQIPIDPATGKLVTGDFKERVMQVLRNVNGILSGAGSSLDCAVKLTVYMTDLSKLGELNQVLRRLFKDEPPARTSVEVSRLPLGADIEIDCIAVVRG; this comes from the coding sequence ATGACGAACAGATTTGCCGTGAGAACGGAACTGGCCCCAAAAGCTTCAGGCCCATACAGTCAGGCGATTGTGAGCGACAATCTCATTTTCACGGCGGGCCAGATACCCATCGACCCGGCAACGGGAAAGCTTGTGACGGGAGATTTCAAGGAAAGGGTCATGCAGGTTTTGAGAAACGTGAACGGCATCCTGAGTGGTGCGGGAAGCAGTCTGGATTGCGCAGTAAAGTTGACGGTTTACATGACAGATCTCTCAAAACTCGGGGAGCTCAATCAGGTTCTGCGCAGACTATTCAAGGATGAACCGCCTGCCAGAACCTCGGTGGAGGTGTCCCGGTTGCCCCTTGGAGCCGATATCGAAATCGACTGTATTGCAGTAGTAAGAGGCTAA
- a CDS encoding DUF5683 domain-containing protein, whose amino-acid sequence MKWLVPFLVSFSTLLSTQSSDTTYAEKSPTRAVLYSLIPGGGQVYNGKYLKAILILSAELYVAYQFRENRVAYRDWTEDSDLPKHRYREKRNKYAWWAGFIYVYNLVDALVDSHLSSFDTGEFQEEIKSVDGTPHALSNLRKE is encoded by the coding sequence GTGAAGTGGCTAGTTCCATTCCTCGTGTCCTTCTCAACGCTTCTATCAACTCAGTCGTCTGACACCACGTATGCAGAAAAATCACCAACAAGAGCCGTACTCTATTCTCTCATTCCGGGCGGTGGTCAGGTTTATAATGGGAAATATTTGAAGGCCATTTTGATTCTTAGTGCCGAACTCTATGTGGCATACCAATTTCGCGAGAATCGTGTGGCGTACAGGGACTGGACCGAGGATTCCGACCTGCCAAAACACCGGTATCGCGAAAAGAGGAACAAATACGCCTGGTGGGCGGGATTCATTTATGTCTACAATCTGGTGGACGCCCTTGTCGACAGCCATCTTTCCAGCTTTGACACTGGAGAGTTTCAAGAGGAGATAAAGTCCGTTGATGGGACTCCACATGCGCTGAGTAATCTACGGAAGGAGTGA
- a CDS encoding diacylglycerol kinase family protein, with protein sequence MLIIANPGGGRGRTLKRMPHFTSLLDEANEDYQVRWTEAPKHATEIATEEMEKFDLVVAFGGDGTVNEIANGLIGSDTPLGIIPLGTGNDFARSCGIPLRIEEAARLLVKGVRKEIDVGTVNGRFFTNVVGVGFDARVNRESLKTAWLKGTALFLWATLKTLAKYESIPMRIELDNEVIEETTYLLCVGNGWSVGAGLKLTPDALLDDGTFDVCHVSDISSMKVVMNFPKLFNGNINDIDEVTSHRSRRIDIQSEVPFPVHIDGEIPDGETTDLHIEIIPKGLSVIGNWHQAGQGINAE encoded by the coding sequence ATGCTCATCATTGCCAATCCTGGAGGTGGACGGGGGAGGACTTTGAAGCGGATGCCCCACTTCACATCCCTGCTGGACGAGGCGAACGAGGACTACCAGGTTCGTTGGACAGAGGCCCCGAAGCACGCTACCGAAATTGCCACAGAGGAGATGGAAAAATTTGACCTGGTCGTGGCTTTTGGCGGAGATGGCACCGTGAATGAAATTGCGAACGGCCTTATTGGCTCTGACACACCCCTTGGAATTATCCCTCTTGGAACAGGGAATGACTTCGCCAGGAGTTGTGGAATTCCGTTGCGCATCGAAGAGGCTGCGAGGTTGCTGGTTAAGGGCGTTCGAAAGGAAATCGACGTTGGGACGGTGAACGGCCGCTTCTTCACGAATGTGGTGGGTGTCGGATTCGATGCTCGCGTCAATCGTGAAAGTCTGAAAACTGCCTGGCTTAAGGGAACGGCGCTATTCTTGTGGGCCACGTTGAAGACGTTGGCCAAATATGAATCGATCCCCATGAGAATAGAACTCGACAACGAGGTGATTGAGGAGACCACATATTTGCTGTGCGTGGGCAATGGGTGGTCCGTGGGTGCCGGTCTAAAATTGACGCCGGACGCTCTACTTGACGATGGCACGTTTGATGTTTGCCATGTGAGCGATATCTCTTCCATGAAGGTTGTGATGAATTTTCCCAAGCTGTTCAACGGAAATATCAACGATATCGATGAGGTGACATCCCACCGGTCCCGCCGAATCGACATTCAGAGCGAAGTTCCTTTTCCCGTTCACATTGACGGTGAAATCCCGGACGGAGAGACAACCGACCTTCACATTGAGATCATACCGAAAGGGCTCTCGGTGATAGGCAATTGGCACCAGGCGGGCCAGGGTATTAATGCCGAGTGA
- the hutH gene encoding histidine ammonia-lyase, translated as MIRIKGQRFSIDDFKLLLNQSQRIQVSVDIRDKIMHCHKEFQEMLKSGKMIYGVNTGFGALSQEKIDERDQNQLQLNLVRSHAAGMGDPFDYGVTRTILLLKLINLSFGYSGVRWEVVRQLRDFLNEDILPVIPSKGSVGASGDLIPLSHMALALIGEGEVHFSDRILPSMVVLREVGLEPLVLQPKEALSLINGTQASTALGILALIRMERVLKAADCVGAMSVEATLSSRETFHPTIHRLKKHRGQFQSATNVWRILQGSEIVASHSDCEIVQDPYSFRCIPHVHGASRELYFCAKRIIENEINSVSDNPIFFPRKRQIATSGHFHAEIVGQAMDVLSIAAAEVGAISERRIFRIMEGIEGKIPRFLAGDPGLESGFMMAQVTAASLASENKTQAFPASVDSIPTQSNQEDFVSMALWAGRKLLRIVENVIRILGIELLVATHMIDLHRPLRPSPATQAMRLLVRRHVRFSREDRVLSPEIDKAVDLVGTGKIISSVESKVRLE; from the coding sequence ATGATTCGCATAAAAGGTCAGAGATTCTCCATTGACGATTTCAAACTTCTTCTGAACCAATCTCAGAGGATTCAAGTATCAGTTGATATAAGAGACAAAATCATGCACTGCCACAAAGAGTTCCAGGAGATGCTGAAATCCGGTAAGATGATTTACGGTGTGAATACCGGATTTGGTGCTTTGAGTCAGGAAAAGATTGATGAGAGGGACCAGAACCAGTTACAGTTGAATCTGGTGCGGAGTCACGCTGCGGGTATGGGCGATCCCTTCGACTACGGGGTCACCCGCACGATACTGCTTCTCAAGCTAATCAATCTCAGTTTTGGATACAGCGGTGTGAGATGGGAAGTGGTGAGGCAGTTGCGGGATTTTCTGAACGAGGACATCTTGCCGGTTATCCCGTCAAAGGGGTCAGTGGGGGCGAGTGGTGATCTCATTCCCCTTTCCCACATGGCACTGGCGCTCATTGGTGAAGGGGAAGTTCATTTCAGTGACCGTATTCTCCCCTCAATGGTGGTTCTGCGGGAAGTGGGATTGGAGCCTCTGGTACTTCAGCCCAAGGAGGCTCTGAGTCTCATTAACGGGACTCAGGCTTCCACGGCTCTCGGCATTCTTGCTTTGATACGCATGGAAAGGGTTCTCAAGGCGGCGGATTGTGTGGGGGCCATGTCCGTGGAAGCGACGCTTTCATCCCGGGAGACATTTCATCCTACCATTCATCGACTGAAGAAGCATCGGGGCCAGTTTCAATCGGCAACCAATGTGTGGCGAATATTGCAGGGAAGCGAAATCGTCGCTTCTCATTCCGATTGTGAGATTGTCCAGGATCCCTACAGTTTCCGGTGCATTCCACATGTGCACGGGGCCAGCAGGGAGCTCTATTTTTGTGCGAAGAGAATAATCGAGAATGAGATAAACAGTGTGAGCGATAATCCCATCTTCTTTCCCCGTAAGCGACAGATAGCGACGTCGGGTCACTTTCATGCTGAGATAGTAGGACAGGCGATGGATGTTCTGTCCATCGCGGCTGCAGAGGTTGGCGCGATTTCAGAGCGGAGGATATTCCGGATCATGGAAGGTATAGAGGGAAAGATCCCCAGGTTCCTGGCGGGCGATCCCGGACTCGAATCGGGTTTCATGATGGCACAGGTGACGGCCGCCTCGCTCGCTTCCGAAAACAAGACGCAGGCATTTCCCGCATCTGTAGATTCGATCCCCACGCAGTCAAACCAGGAGGATTTTGTATCCATGGCGCTCTGGGCCGGAAGGAAGCTTCTCCGTATCGTCGAGAATGTAATTCGCATTCTCGGGATTGAGTTATTGGTTGCTACTCACATGATTGATCTCCATCGTCCCCTCAGACCCTCACCGGCCACTCAGGCCATGAGGTTACTGGTCCGAAGGCACGTGAGATTTTCAAGGGAGGACCGTGTCTTATCTCCAGAAATCGACAAAGCTGTCGATCTGGTAGGGACTGGAAAGATCATTTCAAGTGTCGAATCAAAAGTTAGATTGGAGTAG
- a CDS encoding helicase C-terminal domain-containing protein, translating into MRLSGLLRILDLNSFVAFDFETTGLDPDRDRIIEFAAVRFRDGEVEDSLSTLVNPQRPIPSTITAITGIDDNMVSGAPAEKDVLGKMTRFLGEDPLVAHNIGFDLGFLKKLMHRHRPHDPPKQYPAYDTLFLAQSFLFFLNSHNLRSVGSYFGYDEGHGHRALEDAVQAGHIFLRLVEEASSYPLSVIQKILTVLKPFPVSTKELFLNLANHLVKENLTETGLVESKIDKNLSSNVFDYRGSSEEFPPSSDHLFGENGLFVQNAKSGGEGAGLFEVRSHQIRYSSFIDKVFSERAIGITEAGTGLGKSLAYLYPALEQAKKRDDSTIISCYTKHLQDQLFLQEIPKLAAALDIPFTATLLKGRRNYLCETRLERLLENPEGMLSPSEAQSLVPVIVWLTWTKSGDFDECPGFLHRKSRRVKELIHSEPGFCTRQLCAGHDGCFLGPIREASRGAHLVVVNHSLLLAEMSNPGILPPVTRVIVDEAHNLVRSAYDQFQVTIDHRGIRNLLSSADRTSSRSRRLRNRMEVTGRSHPQVVGQFDRVQEATENVLNASRQFFQKLAGNHAENYAANAWFEQRKRYRSFEDEFQSVGPDLRDLAEAIQSGLREVSSLEAKLNGLPEKSADEETAATVERLTESFSEIKSRIDAVAIQHQEQWVYWETGRFENGELTLSLNGVPVDVGKDLVEILFRPLDSVVVTSATLRGGDGFEYVASRLGIDAVGDKRILEDSFDSPFRFEEQCRYFQWAGDTSPDSSKFPGLISDLIEHVHSKWGRRTMVLFTSWKTLEQSFRELVARGVAHNINPLVQSPVSSRTSLLTALKNSRKGILMGTRSFWEGVDLPNDLLEILIVTKLPFDVPNDPVVEAYGEKLLEMGRNPFLEYSVPEARMRFRQGFGRLIRTTRDEGIFISMDNRVVKKRYGHYFQKAIPVSMIPFHDPSELS; encoded by the coding sequence ATGAGACTTTCTGGTCTTCTCCGGATACTGGATCTTAACAGTTTTGTTGCCTTTGATTTCGAGACGACAGGCCTGGATCCGGACAGAGACAGAATTATCGAGTTTGCGGCCGTGCGATTCCGGGATGGTGAGGTCGAAGATTCCCTGTCCACACTCGTAAATCCCCAAAGGCCCATTCCTTCGACTATCACCGCAATCACGGGCATCGATGACAACATGGTTTCCGGAGCCCCTGCGGAAAAGGACGTTCTTGGCAAGATGACTCGCTTCTTGGGAGAAGATCCCCTTGTCGCCCACAATATCGGTTTTGACCTTGGCTTCCTGAAAAAGTTGATGCACAGACACCGTCCCCATGACCCTCCCAAGCAATACCCTGCTTACGACACTCTTTTTCTGGCTCAGTCGTTCCTCTTTTTTCTTAACAGCCATAACCTGAGATCGGTTGGATCATATTTCGGCTACGACGAGGGTCACGGGCATCGGGCGTTGGAAGACGCAGTACAGGCGGGACACATATTTCTTCGTCTGGTCGAAGAAGCGAGCTCGTATCCCCTCTCCGTGATTCAGAAGATTCTGACCGTTCTCAAACCGTTTCCCGTATCAACAAAAGAGCTGTTCTTGAATCTCGCCAATCATCTGGTGAAGGAAAATCTTACGGAAACAGGATTGGTGGAGTCAAAGATCGATAAGAATCTGAGTTCCAATGTCTTCGATTACCGCGGTTCATCAGAGGAATTTCCCCCTTCCTCGGATCACCTTTTTGGCGAGAACGGTCTTTTTGTTCAAAACGCTAAAAGTGGGGGAGAAGGAGCTGGATTGTTTGAGGTGAGGTCCCACCAGATCCGTTATTCCAGTTTCATCGACAAAGTCTTTTCTGAGAGGGCAATCGGCATCACCGAGGCCGGCACAGGGTTGGGGAAATCATTGGCCTATCTTTATCCTGCCCTCGAGCAGGCAAAGAAGAGAGATGATTCAACCATAATTTCGTGCTACACAAAACACCTGCAGGACCAGTTATTTCTTCAGGAAATACCCAAACTGGCCGCGGCTCTGGATATTCCTTTCACCGCAACTCTCTTGAAAGGGAGACGGAATTATCTCTGCGAGACTCGCCTCGAGAGGTTGCTGGAGAATCCTGAGGGGATGCTTTCGCCGTCTGAGGCCCAAAGTCTGGTTCCCGTCATTGTCTGGCTCACATGGACCAAATCGGGGGACTTCGACGAATGTCCCGGTTTCCTCCATAGAAAATCGAGGCGTGTCAAAGAGCTGATCCATAGCGAACCGGGTTTCTGTACTCGTCAACTCTGCGCCGGTCATGACGGCTGTTTTCTGGGACCCATCCGTGAAGCGAGTCGAGGGGCTCATCTTGTCGTGGTCAATCATTCTCTCTTGCTGGCGGAGATGTCAAATCCCGGTATTCTTCCCCCCGTGACGCGGGTTATTGTCGACGAGGCGCACAACCTTGTACGGTCGGCCTATGATCAGTTTCAGGTGACGATAGACCACCGCGGGATAAGGAATCTCTTGAGTTCGGCGGACAGGACTTCCAGTCGATCCCGTCGTCTGAGGAACCGGATGGAGGTAACTGGAAGGAGTCATCCTCAAGTGGTGGGACAGTTCGACCGCGTTCAGGAGGCGACCGAAAATGTTCTCAATGCAAGCAGACAGTTCTTCCAGAAGTTGGCCGGGAATCACGCGGAAAATTACGCTGCGAATGCATGGTTTGAGCAGAGGAAAAGGTACCGATCCTTTGAAGATGAATTCCAGTCGGTCGGTCCGGATCTGCGGGATCTGGCAGAAGCCATCCAGTCCGGGCTCCGCGAGGTCAGTTCTCTAGAAGCTAAGTTGAACGGACTTCCCGAGAAATCGGCGGATGAGGAAACCGCGGCTACTGTCGAAAGGTTAACCGAGTCCTTTTCGGAAATCAAATCCCGTATCGATGCGGTGGCGATTCAGCATCAGGAGCAGTGGGTCTACTGGGAGACAGGGAGGTTTGAAAATGGCGAACTGACCCTCTCATTGAATGGTGTCCCGGTCGATGTGGGTAAGGATCTGGTTGAGATTCTGTTCCGCCCACTCGACTCTGTTGTCGTCACGTCTGCCACTTTGAGGGGAGGTGACGGTTTTGAGTATGTGGCTTCCCGGCTGGGAATAGATGCTGTCGGGGACAAGCGAATTCTTGAGGATTCATTTGACAGTCCCTTCAGATTCGAAGAGCAGTGCCGCTATTTCCAGTGGGCCGGTGACACATCTCCCGATTCCTCGAAATTCCCCGGTCTGATTTCGGACCTCATTGAACATGTCCACAGCAAGTGGGGAAGGCGAACCATGGTTCTCTTTACCTCGTGGAAGACACTGGAACAGAGTTTCAGGGAACTGGTGGCCCGGGGAGTGGCTCACAATATCAACCCGCTTGTTCAGAGCCCGGTCTCTTCGCGCACCTCCCTGTTGACCGCCTTGAAGAACTCCAGAAAGGGGATTCTCATGGGAACGAGATCCTTCTGGGAAGGGGTGGATCTGCCGAATGATCTTCTCGAAATTCTCATCGTCACAAAACTCCCTTTCGACGTACCCAATGATCCGGTGGTAGAGGCGTACGGAGAAAAACTGCTCGAAATGGGACGCAACCCATTTCTCGAGTACTCTGTACCTGAAGCGAGGATGAGGTTTCGGCAAGGCTTTGGCAGGCTAATCAGGACAACCCGTGACGAAGGCATTTTCATCAGCATGGACAACCGCGTGGTGAAGAAGAGGTATGGACACTATTTTCAGAAGGCGATCCCCGTTTCCATGATTCCTTTTCACGATCCCTCTGAGCTGTCTTGA